The Populus trichocarpa isolate Nisqually-1 chromosome 2, P.trichocarpa_v4.1, whole genome shotgun sequence genome has a window encoding:
- the LOC7479706 gene encoding cysteine proteinase 15A: MERFSLLALLLLTLICSAVASTVSSNDLDDPLIRQVVSDGEDDLLNAEHHFTSFKSKFGKTYATQEEHDYRFGVFKANLRRAKKHQMIDPTAAHGITKFSDLTPKEFRRQFLGLKRWLRLPTDANKAPILPTTDLPTDYDWRDHGAVTEVKDQGSCGSCWSFSATGALEGAHYLATGELASLSEQQLVDCDHECDPEEYGACDSGCDGGLMNNAFEYALKAGGLEREEDYPYTGTDGGTCKFDKSKVVASVSNFSVVSIDEDQIAANLVKHGPLSVAINAAFMQTYVGGVSCPYICSKRQDHGVLLVGYGSAGYAPIRFKEKPFWIIKNSWGQNWGENGYYKICRGRNICGVDSMVSTVAAIHTTAQ; this comes from the exons ATGGAGCGCTTTTCTCTGCTCGCACTCCTCCTTCTTACACTCATATGCTCCGCAGTTGCATCCACAGTATCTTCCAACGACCTAGACGATCCTTTAATCAGACAAGTCGTATCAGACGGCGAGGATGATCTCCTCAACGCAGAGCATCATTTCACTTCTTTCAAATCCAAATTCGGCAAAACATACGCGACTCAAGAAGAGCATGATTACCGATTTGGTGTTTTCAAAGCTAATCTTCGCCGTGCGAAGAAACACCAGATGATAGACCCCACCGCCGCCCACGGCATCACCAAGTTCTCTGACCTGACACCGAAAGAATTCCGCCGCCAGTTCCTTGGATTGAAGCGGTGGCTACGGTTGCCTACGGACGCTAACAAGGCGCCGATTCTTCCTACTACTGATCTACCTACTGATTATGACTGGCGCGATCACGGTGCCGTTACAGAAGTCAAAGACCAG ggaTCGTGTGGATCGTGCTGGTCGTTTAGTGCTACCGGGGCGTTAGAAGGAGCTCATTATTTAGCCACAGGAGAGCTTGCGAGCCTGAGTGAGCAGCAGCTTGTGGACTGCGATCATGAG TGTGATCCAGAAGAATATGGCGCTTGTGACTCTGGCTGCGATGGTGGGCTGATGAATAATGCCTTCGAGTACGCACTCAAGGCTGGTGGACTTGAACGTGAGGAAGACTATCCTTACACTGGAACTGACGGTGGCACTTGCAAATTTGACAAGAGCAAAGTTGTAGCATCCGTATCTAACTTCAGTGTTGTTTCAATCGATGAAGATCAAATTGCTGCGAATCTGGTGAAGCATGGTCCACTCTCAG TGGCGATCAATGCAGCTTTTATGCAGACATATGTAGGTGGAGTTTCATGCCCATACATTTGCTCGAAGCGTCAGGATCACGGGGTGCTACTGGTGGGGTATGGATCCGCTGGTTATGCTCCTATCCGGTTTAAGGAAAAGCCCTTCTGGATTATCAAGAATTCATGGGGACAGAATTGGGGAGAGAATGGCTATTACAAAATCTGCAGGGGTCGCAATATCTGTGGTGTAGATTCCATGGTTTCAACTGTTGCTGCAATTCACACTACAGCTCAGTAG